The window GGCGGCCGCGGCGTCACCAGGCACCGAGATCGTCCCGCTGACTCCCTCCTTCGGAGCGGAGTCCGTGGAGGGCAACTACGAGAGCTACCTCGCCGCCATCGCCGTGATGGAGGCCGTACGCGCCTACCCCGGGCCCTTCGACGCCGTGATCCAGGCCGGCTACGGCGAGCACGGCCGCGAGGGCCTCCAGGAACTCCTCGACGTCCCCGTCGTCGACATCACCGAGGCCGCCGCGAGCACCGCCCAGTTCCTCGGCCGCACCTACTCCGTCGTCACCAGCCTGGACCGCACGGTCCCGCTGATCGAGGAGCGCCTCCACGCCGCCGGGCTGAGCGCCCGCTGCGCCTCCGTGCGCGCCAGCGGGCTCGCCGTGCTCGATCTGGAGCGGGACGAGAAGGCCGCCGTCGCCGCGATCGCCGACCAGGCCGCCCGCGCCGTGGAGGAAGACCGGGCGGAGGTGATCTGCCTCGGCTGCGGGGGCATGTCCGGGCTCACCGAGCGCGTCGCCGAACGCACCGGGGTCCCCGTCGTCGACGGCGTGACCGCCGCCGTGACGATTGCCGAGTCCCTCGTCCGGCTCGGCCTGTCCACCTCCAAGGTGCGCACATACGCCCGGCCGCGGCCCAAGCGGATGGTCAACTGGCCGCCGAGCGCGCGTTGACGCAGATCGTGCGTCGCCCGCGCAGGCCGCCGCGACGAGGTCCGCTCCGTCAGGAAGGTCTTGACTCATGAGGCCCGGCCATGAAGACTCCGTATACAGGAAACTTGTTTCCGCTCTCCGGAATTTTGCTTGTTTCGCGGGTGAGCGACAGTGAACAGAGGAACCGCACCAGAGGAGGGGCGTCCGTTGCCCGACGTACAGCTCGTACTGCGCTCCACACGCGTCGTGACCCCCGAGGGCGTGCGCCCCGCGTCCGTCACCGTCGCCGACGGCCGGATCGTGGCCGTACTGCCGCATGACGCCGAGGTGCCGGTGGGCGCGCGGCTGGAGGACGTCGGCGACGACGCTCTGCTGCCGGGACTCGTCGACACCCACGTCCATGTGAACGACCCCGGGCGCAGCGACTGGGAGGGCTTCTGGACCGCCACCCGGGCGGCGGCCGCCGGAGGCATCACCACCCTCGTCGACATGCCCCTCAACTCGCTGCCGCCGACGACCACCGTCGGCCACCTCCGCGTCAAGCAGGAGGTGGCCCGCAGCAGGGCCCACATCGACGTCGGCTTCTGGGGCGGCGCGCTCCCGGACAACGTCAAGGACCTGCGGCCCCTGCACGACGCGGGCGTC of the Streptomyces sp. NBC_01788 genome contains:
- a CDS encoding aspartate/glutamate racemase family protein, with translation MRILVVNVNTTQSITDSIGEQAAAAASPGTEIVPLTPSFGAESVEGNYESYLAAIAVMEAVRAYPGPFDAVIQAGYGEHGREGLQELLDVPVVDITEAAASTAQFLGRTYSVVTSLDRTVPLIEERLHAAGLSARCASVRASGLAVLDLERDEKAAVAAIADQAARAVEEDRAEVICLGCGGMSGLTERVAERTGVPVVDGVTAAVTIAESLVRLGLSTSKVRTYARPRPKRMVNWPPSAR